The sequence below is a genomic window from Borreliella valaisiana VS116.
AGTTTGCAACTACTAGAATTTTTTATAAATAAATTAAAGTTAAATTTGAAAATATTTTTATTTGCAACAAAATTTAAAAAAAATAAAACCCATAAAGATTTATTGGCAATATTACAAAAAAATTCAAGGTTTTTAGGCATTATATCAGAACGAGAAGATTTAAATAGAAGAATTGCTAAAAATGATGATTTTGATTTAGATAGAGATTATATAAAGGAGTATGTTAATATTTTAAAGCATTTTAATGCAAAAACAAGAAATTAGTGCGCCGGGCGTACTAATTAATAGTAAATAAATATAAAAAAAGTAGTGATTTTATATTAAAAATACAAGTGGGGGTTTTAATTATGAGTTTAGGAATAAAGATAAACGACAGAATAATAGCAAAGGAAGAAACAAAAAAAAATTTAAATAATAAAGAAGAAGTAATAGAACATTATAATACGTTAAAAACACAGTTAAAATCTAATTTACAACAAGGGGTTTACTCTAAGATAGAAAATATGAAAATTTTGAAAGAAATTAAAGATAATGAATATTATAAATTAGATGGTTATAAAAATTTTAATTCCTTTATAAAAGATTATAAATTAGCTAAAACTCAAACTTATTGTTATTTAAGAATAGCACAAGCTATAGAAAATGGTGTTATAGAAGAGCCTTTCTTATTAGAAAATGGTATTAAGGAGACTATAATCTTTTTAAGAAATAGTAATTCGGAAAAAATTAAAAAATCTAAGCAAAATTTAATAAAACCTTTAAGGTTTCAACTTAAAAAGCAAGAAAGTTATGATTTTTACAAAAAAAATGCTAAATTTACCAGTTTTATGATGGACGAAATTTTTGAAAATCAAAAAGAGTTTCTTAATAGACTTATGAAGAAATATGAAAAACTGAAAGTATAATTTTAGAATTTTATGAATATAATATATAGTTCACTTAGTATAAAGTAATACTTTACTCTTGTTATATTATTTATTGTAACTTATCTAAATGTTATTCTTGCTATAAACTTTACATAAGTTTATTCATACAAAAAAATCCATTATAATCCTCAATTATTACTTAATAAATATTTTTTTTACCTTTTTTATAAAATTTTTGCAAAAAACCTTGTTAAAAAATAGTTTTTGCTATATCTTTATATATAAGAAAAATCTAATGTTAGGAGATATAAATGCAAAACTTAAACAATAATCCACAAGAAATTAATCAAGCAGAAATTCACTTTATAAGTGATATGAAAACCCTAAGGATGAACTTATCAGGGATTGAGAAAAATCTTAAAGGATATGGCTATAAATATCAGAATTTCAATGATATAGTAGAAGAAATTTATAACGTTATTGAAAAACACAATTTACAACTTGATTTTAAGCAATTTCCAACTTTTACATACGATCCGTATGGTAGAGTTCATATTGTTAGAACTACATTTTATAGTACAAATACTGGGTATAAAGACTCATTTTATACACCAATACTTACAGAAAATTTAAAATGGAACAATGAAAATGGTTCTAAAAATGTTAATACAACGCCACAACTTGTGGGCTCATCAATTACTTATTTCAAAAGATACGCTTTAGTTGCATATCTTAACATAAGAAGTGAAGTGGACACTGATGCAGCGCCTATAAACAACAATGGTTATAAAAATGAAAATTCTACTATGTCTAGCAAACAAGTTAGTGTTAATCAAGAACAAAAAAAAGACATAAATCAAAATCAAATAAAAAACTTTAATAAAAAGTTGAAAATTGGAAAATCTTATTACTATGAAATTTTTAGAAACGCGTTATTTAATATAAAAAATTGGGTAAATGAAGATACAGAAAAAAGTAATATAAAGGCCTTAATAAGGGCGTTATGTGTTGATAATGATGATGTTTTAGATAATATTTTTGAAAAAGATTTAAAGCTTAAAAGCATAGAATATTGGGCAAAAATTTTAAAAGATTATTTCAATAAGACTAATAAATTGGATGATCTAAATAAGTTTGAAAAATTTATGCTTGATAAAGAGTCCATTTATGAAACAAGTGTATTAAAATTTTTTTGCATGTTAAAAGAAGAAAGACAATTTGATTATATATTTTTATTGTAATAATTTAGATTAATACCAATATTTCCCTTATTTAGGGAAATATTAACTTATTGGTGAATTATTATATATCTAAATCAAAGATTATAAAAATAATAGTTCACACTATCTATTTTTTATTAAAATTCTTTTCTAAAGTATCTATCCTGGAAATTAAATTATCTATTTTTTTATTTAAATTTTTTTCTAAAATTTCCATTTTGCGATTTACAATATTTATTGTAAGATTTATATTCTTTTCTAGTGTTTCTATTTTGTTTACGGCATTTAGCGCCAGATTTATGTTATTTTCTACGTTGGCTTCTAGTAACTTTAATTTTTTTTTTATATCTATCATTTCACGTATAACCCCCAAATAACACAATTTTAATTGTGAAAAAATATTGTTTTTTACCAAAACCCATTTTTGTAAATATAAGGGTATATACAATAATATTATAGATACTTTTTACTATAAGGAGCATGATTTTATAAAAAAATTTTTGTTAAAAATTTTTATTTTTTTTTGAAAAATAGTCTCGTATTTTACGGCTTATCTCTTCTAAAGGAAAATTAAGTTTATAGTGACTTGTAAATTCACTATCTATATTCATAGCACGAAGTTCAGTTATGACTTTTATTTCTTTTTCTAATTTGTAAATTCATTTTTTATCTTTATAAGGATATATAAATAGCAATATTTATTGTTAAATTATTTTATATAGTGCAGTTAATATTAGAACTATTTATTTTAGCGTTATCTAGAAAGGGATAATTACTAAGTAGGCCCGAATTTATAAATTTATGTACTATTTGCTAAACTTAGTAATTATCCATAAAACAATACTACTAAAAATAGTGGTGATAAAGGGTATGATTGTAATCAAAACAAGAATACTTTTTGTATAGTATTCTTGAAATATTGTATTTATAAGCGCTTTAGTTTTATAAAATTCTTTTTTAATGTCTTTTATATCATTTTCTAAGTCCGTCATTTGAATCTCTAAATTTAAAATTTTATTATCTAGGAGTGAAGTATCTTTTACGATATTTTCTTTTATATTGGATATTTCTTTTTTTATATTTTCTACATTATTATAAATATTAATTTGTGAAAGATTTTTTTTATCATATGAATTTAAATTATATTTGTTAATATTTGACATTAGAAAAACCCCCAAATTTTGTATGAACAACTAGCATTAATTTTCTAAATTGCTAATTATGAGTCCTTGACGCTCATATCTATGAATACAAGACATTAGTAGCTCATTTTTTGTCTTTTTATGAATTTTACAAGAAGTTGTTTGCTTGTCTATTGTTCCAAAATGCATTTTACAAGAATTTATAAGTACAACAAAAACATAAAAAATAAACATTTTATTTTTCATGAACTCTCTCCAAATTTTAAAAAGTAAATCAAAGATATATAATTACAATATGTTTTTTTAAAATACAAAATTAAAAATAATTCAAGAAACGGTTTAATTGTTTTTGAAACAATTAAATTTTAATTTTTTAAATCTATAAAAAATTAATCTTATTACATTGTGGTGTTACATTTTAACAAACTGCAAATGTAATACCAAAGAAATTTTTTAGAATTCTCCATCATAAAAATTATCTTCTTTAAAACGAATTATAAATGGCATACAAAACAAATTTTTGAGTTTTTTATATATATTAGACGTAGTATATACTATAAGCCGTGTAATACCCTTAATATCCCAACTTCTTGCTATTTTAGCCACCTTATAGCCTAAATTTTTAATTTATTGAACGGCACTTCTGCTTAAAAATACTTTACTAGTTTTTTCTATAATTTGAATTGTAATTCAACGTAATTTTTATTAATTTGTTACTAACGCCTAGAATATAGTCAATTTTGCATACATCAATCTTTATTTGATTTAAAAAAAACCACTGCAAATTTACCCTCACAAAGATAGTAAAAATTAACAAAAACCACTAAATAAAAACAAATTCTTTTTGTTTGAAGAATTAATTTTGACCAGATATTTTAATTCTGATATACAGTGTTTTTCTTACAAGAGATTAATTAAAAATTATGACGAAATTTGTGTCGCTTGTAGGGCTAAAAATAGACAAAATAAACAATCTTATTGGGGGTTAATAATTTTTACTGTGCGTATATTTTGGATGCGTAAAACTTAATAATTTGGGCCTAGGAAATAAAATCAAAATTAGTTTTAATTTTTATTGATTTTTTCTTGCCGTATTACTGCAATAAACTAACAAAACTAATTAATAACCAGTTTTATTAGTCTTTATATGGAGATTATTTCAAATTTTATAGATTTCAACAAAAAATTAGTATTAAAATCCACAAAAATATTTTTGTTTTATAGGGTACACCCTACAGTATCTATCAAAGATAGAGTCAAAAATATATAAATGCAATATATTCTATCACTTCATTTTAAAGTTTTTGTTATATTTAGAATAACGTTTATGTAGCTACATTTATGTTCGCTTAAAAATTGCTTTTTTGCTTATTACAGTTATTCTAGCCCGAATTTTGCATACAATTAAAACTTTTTTAGTTTGACTAATATTGGTAATTCTTGATAAAATTTGATGTAAAATTAATATAAATTGATATTATTTTATTTTGATATTTAATTTTGTTTGATTTAAAAGTGGAGTTAAAAAATGGAAATTAATGATTATCTAGATTTTAAAAAAAACACTGCACAAGCGTTACTTAAGATTCATGAAGATTATCAAAAAATACTACAAATAATAGGTAAAAATAAAACCTTAAAAAGCAGTATAAAAAAATCAACTGAAAATAAACAAGAAAATTCTAAACCCCCCGCTAAACTGTACTTAAATCCAAAAACCAATCAATTAATTAAAAAATGTGTTAAAACCTTAAAAAAAA
It includes:
- a CDS encoding plasmid maintenance protein; the protein is MYKLEKEIKVITELRAMNIDSEFTSHYKLNFPLEEISRKIRDYFSKKNKNF
- a CDS encoding chromosome replication/partitioning protein, encoding MSLGIKINDRIIAKEETKKNLNNKEEVIEHYNTLKTQLKSNLQQGVYSKIENMKILKEIKDNEYYKLDGYKNFNSFIKDYKLAKTQTYCYLRIAQAIENGVIEEPFLLENGIKETIIFLRNSNSEKIKKSKQNLIKPLRFQLKKQESYDFYKKNAKFTSFMMDEIFENQKEFLNRLMKKYEKLKV
- a CDS encoding ERF family protein, with amino-acid sequence MQNLNNNPQEINQAEIHFISDMKTLRMNLSGIEKNLKGYGYKYQNFNDIVEEIYNVIEKHNLQLDFKQFPTFTYDPYGRVHIVRTTFYSTNTGYKDSFYTPILTENLKWNNENGSKNVNTTPQLVGSSITYFKRYALVAYLNIRSEVDTDAAPINNNGYKNENSTMSSKQVSVNQEQKKDINQNQIKNFNKKLKIGKSYYYEIFRNALFNIKNWVNEDTEKSNIKALIRALCVDNDDVLDNIFEKDLKLKSIEYWAKILKDYFNKTNKLDDLNKFEKFMLDKESIYETSVLKFFCMLKEERQFDYIFLL